Proteins from a genomic interval of Agrococcus sp. ARC_14:
- a CDS encoding bifunctional phosphoribosylaminoimidazolecarboxamide formyltransferase/inosine monophosphate cyclohydrolase, with amino-acid sequence MSGPQHEQSLYRDRDQVPFRRALLSVSDKRGIVELGRALAAAGVELVSTGSTAKMLADAGLAVTEVASVTGFREALDGRVKTLHPAIHAGLLADLRLEHHEAELAELGIEPFELVVVNLYPFVETVRSGAPDADIVEQIDIGGPAMVRASAKNHANVAIVTDPRVYPLIEKAAATGLSLMQRRALARDAFAHTAGYDRAVARWFAGEPVDEVAAPAATAPAATAPAAPAAEAPVAPAAPTAVAPAAAAATDAAPIAERPALVEPGTAAGAAAVPASAPAQASGPAASADASATDASAPDTSSASGLLRAVGAATLVQGLRYGENSHQQAGLFGLAGGRGITQAELLHGKPMSFNNYVDADAALRAAFDFTEPAVAIIKHANPCGIAIAAPGAADPIASAHERAHACDPVSAFGGVIAANRTVTRAMAETVKEIFTEVVVAPDFEPEALELLTAKKSIRLLRLPEGYAREGSELRQVSGGVLVQQPDTFEGFSSHTWRRVSGSHVSDAVLTDLEFAWRAVRSVKSNAILLAAGGASVGVGMGQVNRVDSCALAVSRAGDRAAGSVAASDAFFPFADGLQVLLDAGVVAVVQPGGSVRDEEVIAAANAAGITMYFTGERHFAH; translated from the coding sequence GTGAGCGGACCCCAGCACGAGCAGAGCCTCTATCGCGATCGCGACCAGGTGCCGTTCCGGCGCGCGCTGCTCTCGGTGAGCGACAAGCGAGGCATCGTCGAGCTCGGCCGTGCCCTCGCCGCGGCGGGCGTCGAGCTGGTCTCGACCGGCTCGACGGCGAAGATGCTGGCGGATGCGGGGCTCGCCGTCACCGAGGTGGCGAGCGTCACGGGATTCCGCGAGGCGCTCGACGGCCGCGTCAAGACGCTGCACCCGGCGATCCACGCCGGCCTGCTGGCCGACCTGCGGCTCGAGCACCACGAGGCGGAGCTCGCCGAGCTCGGCATCGAGCCGTTCGAGCTCGTGGTCGTGAACCTCTACCCCTTCGTCGAGACGGTGCGCTCTGGGGCGCCGGATGCCGACATCGTCGAGCAGATCGACATCGGCGGCCCCGCCATGGTGCGCGCCTCAGCCAAGAACCACGCCAACGTCGCGATCGTGACCGACCCGCGCGTCTATCCGCTGATCGAGAAGGCGGCTGCGACCGGCCTCTCGCTCATGCAGCGTCGCGCGCTCGCCCGCGATGCGTTCGCGCACACCGCCGGCTACGACCGCGCGGTCGCGCGCTGGTTCGCAGGGGAGCCCGTCGACGAGGTCGCGGCTCCTGCGGCGACCGCTCCTGCGGCAACGGCTCCTGCTGCCCCAGCTGCCGAGGCTCCCGTGGCCCCCGCTGCTCCCACGGCTGTCGCTCCTGCCGCAGCCGCGGCGACCGACGCCGCGCCGATCGCCGAGCGGCCGGCGCTCGTCGAGCCGGGCACTGCGGCGGGTGCCGCTGCGGTGCCCGCCTCCGCACCCGCACAGGCGAGCGGCCCGGCCGCGTCGGCCGACGCATCCGCCACCGACGCATCCGCCCCCGACACCTCGAGCGCGAGCGGCCTGCTGCGAGCCGTCGGCGCTGCGACCCTCGTGCAGGGCCTGCGCTACGGAGAGAACAGCCACCAGCAGGCCGGGCTGTTCGGGCTGGCGGGCGGCCGCGGCATCACGCAGGCCGAGCTGCTGCACGGCAAGCCGATGTCGTTCAACAACTACGTCGACGCCGATGCCGCCCTGCGCGCCGCCTTCGACTTCACCGAGCCCGCCGTCGCGATCATCAAGCACGCGAACCCGTGCGGGATCGCGATCGCCGCGCCGGGCGCAGCCGACCCCATCGCATCGGCGCACGAGCGCGCGCACGCATGCGACCCGGTGTCGGCCTTCGGCGGCGTGATCGCCGCGAATCGCACCGTGACGCGCGCGATGGCCGAGACCGTGAAGGAGATCTTCACCGAGGTCGTCGTCGCGCCCGACTTCGAGCCCGAGGCGCTCGAGCTGCTCACGGCCAAGAAGAGCATCCGGCTGCTGCGGCTGCCCGAGGGCTACGCGCGCGAGGGCTCCGAGCTGCGCCAGGTCTCCGGCGGCGTGCTCGTGCAGCAGCCCGACACCTTCGAGGGCTTCTCGTCGCACACCTGGCGGCGCGTCTCGGGCTCGCACGTGTCGGATGCGGTGCTGACCGACCTCGAGTTCGCGTGGCGCGCGGTGCGCTCGGTGAAGTCGAACGCCATCCTGCTCGCTGCGGGCGGCGCCTCCGTGGGTGTCGGCATGGGGCAGGTCAACCGCGTCGACTCGTGCGCGCTCGCGGTCTCGCGCGCGGGCGATCGCGCCGCGGGATCGGTGGCGGCGTCGGATGCGTTCTTCCCCTTCGCGGACGGCCTGCAGGTGCTGCTCGACGCGGGTGTCGTCGCCGTCGTGCAGCCGGGCGGATCGGTGCGCGACGAGGAGGTCATCGCGGCAGCGAACGCCGCGGGCATCACGATGTACTTCACGGGCGAGCGGCACTTCGCGCACTGA